A region from the Pseudomonas sp. KU26590 genome encodes:
- the lpxC gene encoding UDP-3-O-acyl-N-acetylglucosamine deacetylase: MIKQRTLKNIIRATGIGLHSGEKVYLTLKPAPVNAGIVFFRTDLEPVVQINAHALNVGDTTLSTTLFNGDVKVDTVEHLLSAMAGLGIDNAYVELSASEVPIMDGSAGPFVFLIQSAGLEEQDAPKKFIRILKEVCVEEDGKSAKFLPFEGFKVGFEIDFDHPYLKNRTQTACVDFSSTSFVKEVSRARTFGFMKDIEYLRKHNLALGGSVENAIVVDKDGVLNEDGLRYEDEFVKHKILDAIGDLYLLGNSLIGEYQGFKSGHGLNNRLLRALIAQEDAWEVVTFEDASTAPISYMRPVAAV; the protein is encoded by the coding sequence ATGATTAAACAACGCACCCTGAAAAATATTATCCGTGCCACAGGTATCGGCCTGCACTCGGGGGAGAAGGTTTACCTGACCCTCAAACCAGCACCTGTGAACGCTGGCATTGTGTTTTTCCGTACCGACCTTGAGCCGGTGGTCCAGATCAACGCTCACGCGTTGAATGTGGGTGATACCACGCTCTCCACGACGCTGTTCAATGGCGACGTGAAGGTCGATACGGTCGAGCACTTGCTGTCGGCCATGGCTGGCCTTGGCATCGATAACGCCTACGTTGAACTTTCTGCCTCCGAAGTTCCAATCATGGACGGCAGCGCAGGTCCCTTCGTATTCCTGATTCAATCGGCTGGCCTGGAAGAACAGGACGCACCGAAGAAATTCATCCGCATACTTAAAGAAGTGTGCGTAGAAGAAGACGGCAAGTCCGCCAAGTTCTTACCGTTTGAAGGGTTCAAGGTAGGGTTCGAGATCGATTTCGATCACCCTTATCTGAAGAACCGTACACAGACGGCTTGTGTGGATTTTTCCAGCACTTCGTTCGTTAAAGAAGTGAGCCGTGCGCGGACATTCGGTTTCATGAAAGACATCGAATATCTGCGTAAGCACAACCTGGCTCTGGGCGGCAGCGTTGAAAACGCGATCGTCGTGGACAAGGACGGCGTGTTGAACGAGGACGGTCTTCGTTATGAAGACGAGTTCGTGAAGCACAAGATTCTGGATGCCATCGGTGACCTGTATCTGTTGGGTAACAGTCTGATCGGCGAGTATCAGGGCTTCAAGTCGGGACACGGTCTGAACAATCGTTTGCTTCGTGCGTTGATCGCTCAGGAAGACGCTTGGGAAGTTGTGACCTTCGAAGATGCCAGCACTGCACCGATCTCTTACATGCGCCCTGTTGCGGCGGTGTAG
- the ftsZ gene encoding cell division protein FtsZ, with protein MFELVDNIPQSPVIKVIGVGGGGGNAVNHMVKSNIEGVEFICANTDAQALKNIGARTILQLGTGVTKGLGAGANPEVGRQAALEDRERIAEVLQGTNMVFITTGMGGGTGTGAAPIIAEVAKEMGILTVAVVTRPFPFEGRKRMQIADEGIRALSESVDSLITIPNEKLLTILGKDASLLSAFAKADDVLAGAVRGISDIIKRPGMINVDFADVRTVMSEMGMAMMGTGCASGPNRAREATEAAIRNPLLEDVNLQGARGILVNITAGPDLSLGEYSDVGSIIEAFASEHAMVKVGTVIDPDMRDELHVTVVATGLGAKIEKPVKVIDNTMQTAQAAPAQQHAARQELPSVNYRDLDRPTVMRNQAHAGATAAAKMNPHDDLDYLDIPAFLRRQAD; from the coding sequence ATGTTCGAGCTCGTAGACAACATCCCACAAAGCCCGGTAATTAAAGTTATCGGCGTTGGTGGTGGCGGCGGCAACGCAGTCAATCACATGGTCAAGAGCAACATCGAAGGCGTCGAGTTCATCTGCGCCAACACCGATGCTCAGGCCCTGAAAAACATTGGCGCACGTACCATTCTGCAATTGGGTACCGGCGTCACCAAAGGCCTGGGCGCAGGTGCAAATCCTGAAGTCGGCCGTCAGGCTGCACTGGAAGACCGCGAGCGCATCGCTGAAGTGCTGCAAGGCACCAACATGGTCTTCATCACCACCGGCATGGGCGGCGGTACCGGTACCGGTGCTGCACCGATCATTGCCGAAGTGGCCAAGGAAATGGGCATTCTGACCGTTGCGGTCGTGACGCGTCCGTTCCCGTTCGAAGGCCGCAAGCGCATGCAGATCGCCGATGAAGGCATCCGCGCGCTGTCCGAAAGCGTCGACTCGTTGATCACCATTCCCAACGAGAAGCTGCTGACTATCTTGGGTAAAGACGCCAGCCTGCTGTCGGCTTTCGCCAAGGCTGACGATGTACTGGCCGGTGCCGTTCGCGGTATCTCCGACATCATCAAGCGCCCGGGCATGATCAACGTCGACTTCGCCGACGTACGCACCGTGATGTCCGAAATGGGCATGGCGATGATGGGCACTGGCTGCGCCAGCGGTCCGAACCGTGCGCGTGAAGCCACTGAAGCGGCGATCCGCAACCCGTTGCTCGAAGACGTGAACCTGCAAGGTGCTCGCGGCATTCTGGTCAACATCACCGCCGGTCCTGACCTGTCTCTGGGTGAGTACTCCGACGTGGGTAGCATCATCGAAGCGTTCGCCTCCGAGCACGCCATGGTCAAGGTCGGTACCGTTATCGATCCGGACATGCGCGACGAGCTGCACGTAACTGTAGTTGCCACTGGCCTGGGTGCAAAGATCGAGAAGCCTGTGAAGGTCATCGACAACACCATGCAGACCGCTCAAGCCGCACCTGCGCAGCAACACGCCGCACGCCAGGAGCTGCCTTCGGTCAACTACCGCGATCTGGACCGTCCAACCGTGATGCGCAATCAGGCACACGCGGGCGCAACAGCCGCGGCGAAGATGAATCCGCATGACGATCTGGATTACCTGGACATTCCAGCGTTCCTGCGTCGTCAGGCTGATTAA
- a CDS encoding glutathione S-transferase family protein: protein MSLHLIIGDKRYSSWSLRPWLALALTGEAFTDQVIRLNQADTTRLILEHSPTGKVPALKCEHGTIVDSLAICEYLAERFPDAGLWPADVAARAQARSACAQMHSGFVGLRSRLPMDLRQDEALEVIAVEAQADIERLVALWRECRAVSGVGEGFLFGTPGIVDAFFAPVAVRFRTYRVELPADAAAYVETIYQWPEFKRWQKAGLEEG from the coding sequence ATGAGCCTGCACCTGATCATCGGCGACAAACGTTATTCCTCCTGGTCGCTGCGTCCGTGGCTGGCGCTTGCGCTGACCGGCGAGGCATTCACCGATCAGGTGATTCGCCTGAATCAGGCTGACACTACGCGCCTGATTCTGGAGCATTCGCCGACCGGTAAAGTCCCTGCGCTGAAGTGCGAGCACGGCACCATCGTCGATTCGCTGGCGATCTGTGAGTACCTGGCGGAGCGCTTCCCCGATGCAGGTCTGTGGCCTGCGGATGTCGCCGCCCGCGCTCAGGCCCGGTCAGCGTGCGCGCAAATGCACAGCGGCTTTGTCGGACTGCGCTCGCGTTTGCCCATGGATTTGCGTCAGGACGAGGCGCTGGAAGTCATCGCCGTCGAAGCTCAGGCAGACATCGAACGCCTGGTTGCGCTGTGGCGTGAATGCCGCGCGGTGTCGGGTGTGGGCGAGGGTTTCCTGTTCGGCACGCCGGGCATCGTCGATGCGTTCTTCGCACCGGTCGCCGTGCGCTTTCGTACCTATCGCGTCGAGCTTCCGGCAGACGCAGCGGCCTACGTCGAAACGATTTATCAGTGGCCTGAGTTCAAGCGCTGGCAGAAAGCGGGTCTGGAGGAAGGTTGA
- a CDS encoding DUF721 domain-containing protein, with protein sequence MAFRPLPARVPAVLLRESRPLKAIFNHAQRLAHLQRLLESQLQPAAREHCHVASWREGTLLLIVTDGHWATRLRYQQKRLQRQLVAFTEFANLTRLQLKVQPARTHRIAAGHTRDLSVAAAETITATAEGITDPKLRAALERLAAHAVSKKAGES encoded by the coding sequence ATGGCATTTCGTCCCCTCCCCGCTCGCGTACCGGCTGTCCTTCTGCGCGAATCCCGGCCGCTCAAAGCCATCTTCAACCACGCCCAACGCCTCGCGCACTTGCAGCGCCTGCTGGAAAGCCAGTTGCAACCCGCAGCCCGCGAGCACTGCCACGTGGCGTCATGGCGCGAAGGCACGCTGCTGCTCATCGTCACCGACGGCCACTGGGCCACACGACTGCGTTATCAACAGAAGCGTTTGCAACGGCAACTGGTCGCGTTTACGGAATTCGCCAACCTCACCCGCCTGCAACTAAAGGTTCAGCCTGCAAGGACGCATCGTATCGCGGCCGGGCATACGCGCGATCTTTCCGTTGCAGCGGCCGAGACCATAACAGCCACGGCGGAAGGCATCACCGACCCGAAACTGCGTGCCGCGCTTGAGCGGCTGGCGGCGCATGCGGTGTCGAAGAAGGCTGGGGAATCCTAA
- the secA gene encoding preprotein translocase subunit SecA — protein sequence MFAPLLKKLFGSKNEREVKRMLKTVQVVNSFEEQMLALSDEQLRAKTDELKARIAKGETLDQLLPEAFAVCREAGKRVMGMRHFDVQLIGGMTLHEGMIAEMRTGEGKTLVATLAVYLNALSGKGVHVVTVNDYLARRDANWMRPLYEFLGLTVGVVTPFQPPEEKRAAYASDITYGTNNEFGFDYLRDNMAFSLEDKFQRELNFAVIDEVDSILIDEARTPLIISGQAEDSSKLYTEINKLIPKLEQHIEEVEGVVTKQGHFSIDEKSRQVELNESGHQFIEEMLTEVGLLAEGESLYSAHNLGLLTHVYAGLRAHKLFHRNVEYIVQDGQILLVDEHTGRTMPGRRLSEGLHQAIEAKEVLNIQAESQTLASTTFQNYFRLYNKLSGMTGTADTEAFEFHQIYALAVMVIPPNKPLARKDFNDLVYLTAEEKYLAIITDIKACLAEQRPVLVGTATIETSEHMSRLLVQEGIEHKVLNAKFHEKEAEIIAQAGRPGALTIATNMAGRGTDILLGGNWEVEVASLEDPTPEQIAQIKADWQKRHQQVIEAGGLHVIASERHESRRIDNQLRGRAGRQGDTGSSRFYLSLEDSLMRIFASDRVKNFMKALGMQSGEAIEHRMVTNAIEKAQRKVEGRNFDIRKQLLEFDDVSNEQRKVIYHMRNSLLAATNIGDTIAEFREEVLDATITAHIPPQSLPEQWNVSGLEAALSTDFGVKLPIQQWLDEDDHLNEDTLRPKLMEAILASYNEKEDQASAEALRTFEKQILLRVLDDLWKDHLSTMDHLRHGIHLRGYAQKNPKQEYKRESFALFQELLDSIKRDAIRVLSHVQVRREDPADEEARLRREAEELAQRMQFQHPEAPGLDQPDLLAEEGEDVAVAAASALSPVRNDQKLGRNELCWCGSGKKFKHCHGQIS from the coding sequence ATGTTTGCACCTTTGTTAAAAAAACTTTTCGGAAGCAAGAACGAGCGCGAAGTGAAGCGCATGCTCAAGACGGTCCAGGTCGTCAACAGCTTCGAAGAGCAAATGCTCGCCCTCTCGGACGAACAGCTGCGCGCCAAGACCGACGAGTTGAAGGCCCGCATAGCCAAAGGTGAGACCCTCGACCAGCTCTTGCCCGAAGCCTTCGCGGTCTGCCGCGAGGCGGGTAAACGCGTCATGGGCATGCGTCACTTCGACGTCCAGCTGATCGGCGGCATGACACTGCACGAAGGCATGATCGCCGAGATGCGGACCGGCGAAGGTAAGACCCTCGTCGCGACCCTCGCGGTCTACCTCAACGCACTGTCCGGCAAAGGCGTGCACGTGGTCACGGTGAACGACTACCTGGCCCGTCGTGACGCCAACTGGATGCGCCCGCTGTATGAATTCCTCGGTCTGACCGTAGGCGTAGTTACGCCTTTCCAGCCGCCGGAAGAGAAGCGCGCCGCCTACGCCTCCGACATCACCTACGGCACCAACAACGAATTCGGTTTCGATTACCTGCGCGACAACATGGCGTTCAGCCTGGAAGACAAATTCCAGCGTGAACTGAATTTCGCCGTGATCGACGAAGTCGACTCGATCCTCATCGACGAGGCCCGTACCCCGCTGATCATCTCCGGCCAGGCCGAAGACAGCTCCAAGCTCTACACCGAAATCAACAAGCTGATCCCCAAGCTCGAGCAGCACATCGAGGAAGTGGAAGGCGTTGTCACCAAACAGGGTCACTTCTCCATCGACGAGAAGTCCCGTCAGGTGGAGCTGAACGAGTCCGGTCACCAGTTCATCGAAGAAATGCTCACCGAAGTCGGCTTGCTGGCGGAAGGCGAGAGCCTGTACTCCGCGCATAACCTCGGTCTGCTGACCCACGTTTATGCCGGTCTGCGTGCCCACAAGCTGTTCCATCGCAACGTCGAATACATCGTTCAGGACGGCCAGATCCTGCTGGTCGACGAGCACACCGGCCGTACCATGCCGGGTCGTCGTCTGTCCGAAGGCCTGCACCAGGCCATCGAAGCGAAGGAAGTTCTGAACATTCAGGCCGAGAGCCAGACCCTGGCCTCGACCACCTTCCAGAACTACTTCCGTCTCTACAACAAGCTGTCCGGCATGACCGGTACGGCGGACACCGAAGCGTTCGAATTCCACCAGATCTACGCCCTGGCCGTGATGGTCATTCCGCCGAACAAGCCGTTGGCGCGCAAAGACTTCAACGACCTCGTGTACCTGACCGCCGAAGAGAAGTACTTGGCGATCATCACCGACATCAAAGCCTGTCTGGCCGAGCAACGTCCGGTGCTGGTGGGTACAGCGACGATCGAAACCTCGGAGCACATGTCCCGCCTGCTGGTGCAGGAAGGCATCGAGCACAAGGTTCTGAACGCCAAGTTCCACGAAAAAGAAGCTGAAATCATTGCCCAGGCCGGTCGTCCGGGTGCACTGACCATCGCCACCAACATGGCCGGTCGCGGTACTGACATTCTGCTGGGCGGTAACTGGGAAGTCGAAGTCGCCAGCCTGGAAGACCCGACCCCTGAGCAGATCGCGCAGATCAAGGCCGACTGGCAGAAGCGCCATCAGCAAGTGATCGAAGCGGGTGGTCTGCACGTGATCGCTTCCGAGCGCCACGAATCCCGTCGTATCGACAACCAGCTGCGAGGTCGTGCCGGTCGTCAGGGTGACACTGGTTCGAGCCGTTTCTACCTGTCGCTGGAAGACAGCCTGATGCGCATCTTCGCCTCTGACCGGGTGAAGAACTTCATGAAAGCGCTGGGCATGCAGTCCGGCGAAGCGATCGAGCACCGCATGGTGACCAACGCGATCGAAAAAGCGCAGCGCAAGGTCGAAGGCCGCAACTTCGACATCCGCAAGCAGCTGCTCGAGTTCGACGACGTTTCCAACGAACAGCGTAAAGTGATTTACCACATGCGTAACAGCCTGCTGGCTGCGACCAACATTGGTGACACCATTGCCGAGTTCCGCGAAGAAGTCCTCGACGCCACCATCACCGCGCACATCCCGCCGCAGTCGTTGCCTGAGCAGTGGAACGTCTCCGGTCTGGAAGCCGCGCTGAGCACCGATTTCGGCGTGAAGCTGCCAATCCAGCAGTGGCTCGACGAAGACGATCACCTGAACGAGGACACCCTGCGTCCGAAGTTGATGGAAGCGATTCTGGCGTCCTACAACGAGAAAGAAGACCAGGCCAGTGCCGAGGCGCTGCGCACGTTCGAGAAGCAGATTCTCCTGCGCGTGCTGGACGACTTGTGGAAAGACCACCTGTCGACCATGGATCACCTGCGTCACGGTATCCACCTGCGCGGTTACGCTCAGAAGAACCCGAAGCAGGAATACAAGCGCGAGTCGTTTGCCCTGTTCCAGGAGCTGCTCGATTCGATCAAGCGCGATGCCATTCGTGTGCTGTCCCACGTTCAGGTTCGCCGCGAAGATCCGGCCGACGAAGAGGCGCGTCTGCGCCGCGAAGCCGAGGAGCTGGCGCAGCGCATGCAGTTCCAGCACCCCGAAGCGCCGGGCCTCGATCAGCCGGATCTGCTCGCTGAAGAGGGTGAAGACGTGGCGGTAGCCGCTGCTTCAGCGCTGTCGCCGGTTCGCAACGACCAGAAGCTGGGTCGCAACGAATTGTGCTGGTGTGGTTCAGGCAAGAAATTCAAGCACTGTCACGGCCAGATCAGCTGA
- a CDS encoding sensor histidine kinase codes for MPLRQRLENLPVGQKLLAALLVLLTTVLVVANLTFISAAYYISQEAMAPQALQTIGRLISNPGLSEQALSSAYNAQALLKELKNYGPLRAAAVYDSSGTRLAQMQQGDKLRMPDHFRDLESWRITEFRNTQVIPIPKAGQAQGHLLLVASSELPTAFYTGTLTASIGILIFSILLWAGVARQIRRFITEPIYQLEDLSRRVTREENYALRATPGNKDEIGSLAEAFNTMLSRMEAREQQLRRARDDSQEAYDQAQGLAEETRHTNRKLELEVQVRSKIEKKLTGFQNYLNSIIDSMPSALIALDEQLYVTQWNQEAGALSGTPLDEALNQPIYSAFPPMRAFLPQIKQTVERHTVTKIERVTWVKSEESRHYALTFYPLTGDAGRGAVIRIDDITQRLSLEEMMVQSEKMLSVGGLAAGMAHEINNPLGAIMHNVQNIRRRLSPDLPKNLAQAEQEGIELAAVNQYLIAREVPQLLDGIQSAGARAAKIVSHMLSFSRRSNRQLAPCDLPALIDQAVEIASNDFDLTIGFDFKGQNIIRQFDPGLGPVPATANELEQVLLNLLKNAAQAIHQRENPGEPGRIILRTRLNPPWAEIQVEDNGIGMPESVRKRTFEPFFTTKEIGQGTGLGLSVSYFIITNNHKGQMEVHSTPGQGTCFTLRLPLVDNSIDMPAPQVIGQNDRE; via the coding sequence ATGCCATTGCGCCAGCGCCTCGAAAACCTGCCGGTCGGTCAAAAGCTTCTGGCCGCCCTGCTGGTGTTGCTCACCACCGTGCTGGTGGTCGCCAACCTGACTTTCATCAGCGCCGCCTATTACATTTCTCAGGAAGCGATGGCGCCCCAGGCATTGCAAACGATCGGTCGGCTGATCAGCAATCCGGGGCTGTCCGAGCAAGCCCTGTCCTCGGCCTACAACGCCCAGGCGCTGCTCAAGGAACTGAAAAACTACGGCCCGTTGCGCGCGGCGGCGGTCTACGACAGCAGCGGTACGCGTCTGGCGCAGATGCAGCAAGGTGACAAACTGCGCATGCCCGACCACTTTCGGGATCTGGAGAGCTGGCGCATTACCGAGTTTCGCAACACTCAGGTCATCCCCATTCCCAAAGCCGGGCAAGCCCAGGGGCATCTGTTGCTGGTCGCCAGCAGCGAATTGCCGACCGCGTTCTACACCGGCACGCTGACCGCCAGCATCGGCATCCTGATATTCAGCATCCTGCTCTGGGCCGGCGTTGCCCGGCAGATTCGGCGCTTTATCACCGAGCCGATCTATCAGCTTGAAGACCTGTCGCGGCGGGTCACCCGCGAGGAGAACTACGCGCTGCGGGCGACGCCCGGTAACAAGGACGAAATCGGGTCGCTGGCCGAGGCGTTCAACACCATGCTGTCGCGCATGGAAGCCCGTGAGCAGCAGCTCAGACGCGCCCGCGATGACTCCCAGGAAGCCTACGATCAGGCGCAGGGTCTGGCGGAAGAAACCCGCCACACCAACCGCAAGCTGGAGCTTGAAGTTCAGGTGCGCAGCAAGATCGAGAAGAAGCTCACGGGGTTTCAGAACTACCTCAATAGCATCATCGACTCCATGCCCTCGGCGCTGATTGCCCTGGACGAGCAGCTATACGTTACGCAGTGGAATCAGGAAGCCGGCGCCCTTTCCGGTACGCCGCTGGACGAGGCCCTTAACCAGCCGATTTACTCGGCGTTCCCGCCGATGCGGGCGTTTTTGCCGCAGATCAAGCAGACCGTCGAGCGTCACACCGTCACCAAGATCGAGCGCGTGACCTGGGTCAAAAGCGAAGAGTCCCGCCATTACGCCCTCACCTTCTACCCTCTCACCGGCGATGCCGGCCGTGGCGCGGTAATCCGCATCGATGACATCACCCAGCGCCTGTCGCTGGAGGAAATGATGGTGCAGTCGGAGAAAATGCTCTCGGTGGGCGGACTCGCCGCCGGCATGGCCCACGAGATCAACAACCCCCTCGGTGCGATCATGCACAACGTGCAGAACATCCGCCGTCGGCTGTCGCCCGACTTGCCGAAGAATCTGGCGCAGGCCGAGCAGGAAGGCATCGAACTGGCGGCGGTGAATCAGTACCTGATCGCGCGCGAAGTGCCTCAGTTGCTTGATGGCATTCAGTCAGCCGGGGCGCGGGCGGCGAAGATCGTCAGCCATATGCTCAGCTTTAGCCGACGCAGCAACCGCCAGTTGGCGCCTTGTGATCTGCCGGCACTGATCGATCAGGCCGTGGAAATCGCCAGCAACGACTTTGACCTGACCATCGGTTTTGACTTCAAGGGCCAGAACATCATTCGCCAGTTCGATCCTGGCCTGGGCCCGGTGCCTGCGACGGCCAACGAACTGGAGCAAGTGCTGCTCAACCTGCTGAAGAATGCCGCTCAGGCCATCCACCAGCGCGAAAATCCCGGGGAGCCGGGGCGCATCATTTTGCGCACGCGCTTGAACCCGCCGTGGGCGGAAATTCAGGTTGAGGACAACGGCATCGGCATGCCGGAAAGCGTGCGCAAGCGCACCTTCGAGCCGTTTTTCACCACCAAGGAAATCGGCCAGGGCACCGGACTCGGGCTTTCGGTGTCGTATTTCATCATCACTAACAACCACAAAGGCCAGATGGAAGTGCATTCCACGCCAGGCCAGGGCACCTGCTTCACCTTGCGCCTGCCGCTGGTGGACAATTCGATAGATATGCCTGCACCACAGGTCATTGGTCAGAACGACCGGGAGTAG
- the argJ gene encoding bifunctional glutamate N-acetyltransferase/amino-acid acetyltransferase ArgJ, with the protein MAVGLGPLPTLHPVPGFELGIASAGIKRPGRKDVVVMRCAEGSSVAGVFTLNAFCAAPVILAKQRVQGSVRYLLTNTGNANAGTGEPGLAAAERTCAKLAEITGVDASAVLPFSTGVIGEPLPVEKVEGALQAALDDLSVDNWAAAATGIMTTDTLPKGASRQFVLDGVTVTVTGISKGAGMIRPNMATMLGYIATDAKVAPSVLQDLIRDGANKSFNRITIDGDTSTNDCCMLIATGQAGLPAVTEAKGPLFEALKKAVFEVCMDVAQAIVRDGEGATKFVTVEVNGGGNHQECLDVGYTVAHSPLIKTALFASDPNWGRILAAVGRAGVPNLDVSKIDVFLGDVCIASKGSRASTYTEEQGSLVMAQEEITIRIELGRGDCSETIWTTDLSHEYVKINAEYRT; encoded by the coding sequence ATGGCTGTTGGTCTTGGTCCTTTGCCGACGCTGCACCCGGTTCCCGGTTTTGAACTCGGCATCGCTTCCGCCGGCATCAAGCGCCCGGGGCGCAAAGATGTCGTGGTCATGCGCTGCGCCGAAGGCTCCAGTGTCGCGGGCGTGTTCACCCTCAACGCGTTTTGCGCTGCGCCGGTGATCCTCGCCAAACAACGCGTGCAAGGCTCCGTGCGTTATTTGCTGACCAACACCGGGAACGCCAATGCCGGCACCGGCGAACCAGGCCTGGCGGCTGCAGAGCGCACCTGCGCGAAGCTGGCCGAGATCACCGGGGTCGACGCCAGCGCGGTGCTGCCGTTTTCGACTGGCGTGATCGGCGAGCCGTTGCCCGTCGAGAAGGTCGAAGGCGCGCTGCAGGCGGCGCTGGATGATTTGTCCGTCGATAACTGGGCCGCGGCCGCCACCGGGATCATGACCACCGATACGCTGCCCAAGGGCGCGAGCCGTCAGTTTGTGCTTGATGGCGTGACCGTCACCGTGACCGGCATCAGCAAAGGCGCCGGCATGATTCGTCCGAACATGGCGACCATGCTGGGCTACATCGCCACCGACGCCAAGGTGGCGCCGAGCGTGCTTCAGGATCTGATTCGCGACGGCGCCAACAAGTCGTTCAACCGCATCACCATCGATGGCGACACGTCGACCAACGACTGCTGCATGCTGATCGCCACCGGCCAGGCCGGCCTGCCGGCGGTGACCGAGGCCAAGGGCCCGCTGTTCGAGGCGCTGAAAAAAGCGGTCTTCGAAGTCTGCATGGACGTCGCTCAGGCCATCGTTCGTGACGGCGAGGGCGCGACCAAGTTCGTGACCGTTGAAGTCAACGGCGGCGGCAATCATCAGGAATGCCTGGACGTCGGTTACACCGTGGCCCACTCGCCGCTGATCAAAACCGCGCTGTTCGCGTCGGACCCGAACTGGGGCCGGATCCTTGCCGCCGTGGGTCGTGCCGGTGTGCCCAACCTCGACGTCAGCAAGATCGACGTGTTTCTGGGTGACGTGTGCATCGCCAGCAAAGGCAGCCGCGCCAGCACCTACACTGAGGAGCAAGGCTCGCTGGTGATGGCGCAGGAAGAAATCACCATCCGCATCGAGCTGGGCCGTGGTGATTGCAGCGAAACCATCTGGACCACTGACCTTTCGCACGAATACGTGAAGATCAACGCGGAATACCGCACCTGA
- a CDS encoding cob(I)yrinic acid a,c-diamide adenosyltransferase translates to MGFRLSKIYTRTGDTGETGLGDGRRVPKDHPRVEAIGEADSLNSEVGVLLAGLSTAVATHPALQEVIDVLAPCQHRLFDLGGELAMPEYQALNAAEIERLETAIDHWNEELGPLENFILPGGSTLIAQAHVCRSLARTAERRCQHLNAVEPLAGFGLAYINRLSDLLFVAARIIARREGVAEILWEPAKKQQ, encoded by the coding sequence ATGGGATTTCGCTTGTCGAAAATTTACACGCGCACGGGTGACACCGGCGAAACGGGCTTGGGCGACGGCCGTCGGGTGCCGAAGGATCATCCGCGGGTCGAGGCCATCGGGGAAGCCGACTCACTGAACAGTGAGGTCGGCGTGTTGCTGGCGGGCCTGAGCACGGCAGTCGCGACTCATCCTGCGCTGCAGGAAGTCATCGACGTGCTGGCGCCGTGTCAGCATCGGTTGTTCGACCTGGGCGGCGAGCTGGCGATGCCGGAATATCAGGCGTTGAATGCGGCGGAGATCGAGCGTCTGGAGACGGCGATCGACCACTGGAATGAGGAGCTGGGGCCGCTGGAGAATTTCATTCTGCCGGGCGGCTCGACGCTGATCGCCCAGGCCCACGTCTGCCGGAGCCTGGCGCGTACGGCGGAGCGACGCTGTCAGCACCTGAACGCGGTTGAGCCACTGGCAGGGTTCGGGCTGGCGTACATCAATCGGCTGTCGGATTTGCTGTTTGTCGCGGCACGGATCATTGCCCGGCGCGAGGGGGTGGCGGAGATTTTGTGGGAGCCTGCGAAGAAGCAGCAGTGA
- a CDS encoding Nudix family hydrolase has product MKRIHVAAAVIRGTDGKILIARRADKQHQGGLWEFPGGKVEADESVEAALARELHEELGIVVTAARPLIKIKHDYPDKQVLLDVWEVSSFTGEPHGVEGQPLAWVSQRELAEYEFPAANRPIVAAARLPGEYLITPDDLETPELLRGIRMAVAGGIKMVQLRAPNMYDPKYRDVAVDAVGLCAGKAQLMLKGPREWLGDFPAAGWHLTSEQLRKYASKGRPFPEDRWLAASCHNAEELSLAEQMGVDFVTLSPVLPTQSHPDAQPLGWEKAREMIEGFSKPVYLLGGVGPTACQQAWECGAQGVAGIRAFWPQS; this is encoded by the coding sequence GTGAAACGCATCCATGTGGCCGCGGCGGTTATCCGTGGCACCGACGGCAAGATCCTCATCGCCCGCCGCGCCGACAAACAGCATCAGGGCGGGTTGTGGGAGTTTCCTGGCGGGAAGGTCGAGGCTGATGAATCGGTCGAAGCAGCGCTGGCCCGCGAGCTGCACGAAGAGCTGGGCATCGTCGTGACAGCGGCGCGTCCGCTGATCAAGATCAAACACGACTACCCGGACAAGCAGGTGTTGCTGGACGTCTGGGAAGTCTCATCCTTCACCGGAGAGCCTCATGGCGTTGAAGGGCAACCGCTGGCCTGGGTATCGCAGCGGGAACTGGCCGAGTATGAATTTCCGGCAGCGAATCGGCCGATCGTGGCCGCCGCGCGTTTGCCGGGTGAATACCTGATTACTCCGGACGATCTGGAAACGCCGGAATTGCTGCGCGGTATCCGCATGGCAGTGGCTGGCGGGATCAAGATGGTTCAACTGCGGGCACCGAACATGTACGACCCGAAATACCGCGACGTCGCGGTTGATGCCGTTGGGCTGTGCGCGGGCAAGGCGCAGTTGATGCTCAAGGGGCCGCGCGAATGGCTGGGTGACTTTCCGGCGGCGGGCTGGCACCTGACCAGCGAACAGCTGCGCAAGTACGCCAGCAAGGGCCGTCCGTTTCCTGAAGACCGCTGGCTGGCGGCCTCGTGTCACAACGCCGAAGAGCTGAGTCTGGCCGAGCAGATGGGCGTGGATTTCGTCACGCTCTCGCCTGTGCTGCCGACACAAAGCCACCCCGATGCACAGCCGTTGGGTTGGGAGAAGGCCCGCGAGATGATCGAGGGCTTCAGCAAGCCGGTGTATCTGCTGGGCGGGGTAGGGCCGACGGCTTGCCAGCAAGCGTGGGAATGTGGTGCGCAGGGTGTGGCCGGAATTCGCGCGTTCTGGCCGCAGAGTTAA